AAAAAGAAATATGAAAAACATTTAAATTTAAAGTAAAATTTCAAAAATGGTTAAAAGTAATCTGGATAAAGCATATGATGATGCTATGATGCATATTATGATATTTCAAATTCTAATGAAAAAAGGAAATTGGAAAACAATTTCAATAAATATGGGGACTTCTGAAAATAATAGGAATAAATCTAGATGATGTAAATGTTGGAAATATAAAAAATCTCTTAAAAGATCATGATTTAAAGAGGAATAATATGAAAAAAGTAAAAATCACAGTTATGAAAAAAGTCCGACATGATGATTTAATCGAGAAATACGAAAATCCACTTGAACATGAATGTGATGTGGAAGTAGGTGAGGTATTCATTGCAAATAGTTGGGTTAAACCTGATAATTTCTGTGATAGTGCATGGGAAAATTTATATCCATTTGTTTTAGCGTTATCTCATGGAGCTGAAGATTTTTA
This portion of the Methanobrevibacter sp. V74 genome encodes:
- a CDS encoding TIGR04076 family protein → MKKVKITVMKKVRHDDLIEKYENPLEHECDVEVGEVFIANSWVKPDNFCDSAWENLYPFVLALSHGAEDFYEGWMKNKKSAMISCNDGFRPVSFLLETLDEDAD